In Halomarina salina, one DNA window encodes the following:
- a CDS encoding RNA-binding domain-containing protein, which produces MTVYSVDVEIRAPVQPTEVTDRVADAVRELFPNADLREEPGELVGEAHSLDHFSERLREQAILDTARNTFHDTLEGDTFTFRLKKQAAFVGTVNFAVGSEGELGDIFVQVTVRDPDPETYIEHVAPPTEDGVPLDELAEQAARDPTQDRDRGSEQ; this is translated from the coding sequence ATGACCGTCTACAGCGTCGACGTCGAGATTCGCGCGCCGGTCCAGCCGACGGAGGTCACCGACCGGGTGGCCGACGCGGTCCGCGAACTGTTCCCGAACGCCGACCTCCGAGAAGAGCCGGGCGAACTCGTCGGCGAGGCTCACTCGCTGGACCACTTCTCGGAGCGACTGCGCGAGCAGGCCATCCTCGACACCGCGCGGAACACCTTCCACGACACGCTGGAGGGTGACACGTTCACGTTCCGCCTGAAGAAGCAGGCGGCGTTCGTCGGAACCGTCAACTTCGCCGTCGGGAGCGAGGGCGAACTCGGGGATATCTTCGTGCAGGTCACCGTCCGCGACCCCGACCCGGAGACGTACATCGAGCACGTCGCGCCGCCCACGGAGGACGGCGTCCCGCTAGACGAACTGGCGGAGCAGGCCGCCCGCGACCCGACGCAGGACCGGGACCGGGGGAGCGAGCAGTGA
- a CDS encoding HAD family hydrolase, translating into MTERATDPAVLFDLDGTLLRFDDYGAVVEGAFHTECGRCEEAWAVDFGDRFFEAFGALEPTPYRRAFAGTCERFDLDADPDALVAAIVDHECDLSAVPPGVRETLADLADAGHPLGVCSNGVRRVQRAKLAANDLLAPFTVVLTSYNVGAHKPDPAIFERARDRIGASEYVMVGDSDDDVEGARAAGMAALQVETGDEDDASFPSAVEVLDAL; encoded by the coding sequence ATGACGGAGCGCGCCACCGACCCGGCCGTCCTGTTCGACCTCGACGGGACGCTCCTGCGGTTCGACGACTACGGCGCGGTCGTCGAGGGCGCGTTCCACACGGAATGCGGGCGCTGCGAGGAGGCGTGGGCGGTCGACTTCGGCGACCGTTTCTTCGAGGCGTTCGGCGCGCTCGAACCGACTCCCTATCGGCGCGCGTTCGCCGGGACCTGCGAGCGGTTCGACCTCGACGCGGACCCGGACGCCCTCGTCGCTGCCATCGTCGACCACGAGTGCGACCTGTCGGCGGTCCCGCCGGGCGTCCGCGAGACGCTCGCCGACCTCGCCGACGCGGGCCACCCGCTGGGCGTCTGCTCGAACGGCGTCCGGCGCGTCCAGCGCGCGAAGCTCGCCGCCAACGACCTGCTCGCGCCGTTCACGGTCGTCCTCACCTCCTACAACGTGGGTGCGCACAAACCCGACCCGGCCATCTTCGAGCGCGCTCGCGACCGTATCGGCGCGTCGGAGTACGTGATGGTCGGCGACAGCGACGACGACGTGGAGGGCGCACGGGCGGCCGGGATGGCGGCGCTTCAGGTGGAGACCGGTGACGAGGACGACGCGTCGTTCCCGAGCGCCGTGGAGGTTCTCGACGCGCTGTGA
- a CDS encoding molybdopterin-dependent oxidoreductase: MRLEPRPRAVDWTILAALVLAVGTGVVSLATGSVRDGWVFFLHGAGGLTLTVLLFWKLRRVRPRISAGVRSGSWRVWLSVYLALVALSALVTGIAWVLGANLDLGGWTLLNLHIGLGLIVVPPLVYHVAMRARRPTSEDWEGRRTTLQYTGLLVGGALVWRAQQAVVAALDTAGADRRFTGSKPEGGTGNRFPVTSWVLDDPAPVEAASWRLHVTGSVDRPFRANEAALTGDGADGSTPLSTADQRALLDCTSGWYVERDWRGVRVGDLLDAAEARDDARWVTFHSVTGYRFGFPLDEAREMLLATHVDGERLTHGHGFPLRLVAPERRGFQWVKWVTAVEVRESRDWGQWVAIFVSGLD, encoded by the coding sequence GTGCGTCTCGAACCGCGTCCGCGCGCCGTCGACTGGACCATCCTGGCCGCGCTCGTCCTCGCCGTCGGGACGGGCGTCGTGAGCCTCGCCACCGGGAGCGTCCGCGACGGCTGGGTGTTCTTCCTCCACGGCGCGGGCGGGCTGACGCTCACCGTCCTGCTGTTCTGGAAGCTCCGCCGGGTCCGCCCACGAATCTCGGCGGGCGTCCGGTCCGGGTCGTGGCGCGTCTGGCTCTCGGTCTACCTCGCGCTCGTCGCGCTGTCTGCGCTCGTGACCGGCATCGCGTGGGTCCTCGGCGCGAACCTCGACCTGGGCGGGTGGACGCTGCTCAACCTCCACATCGGGCTGGGACTGATCGTCGTACCACCGCTGGTGTACCACGTCGCGATGCGCGCCCGCCGCCCGACGAGCGAGGACTGGGAGGGTCGCCGGACGACGCTCCAGTACACCGGCCTGCTCGTCGGCGGAGCGCTCGTCTGGCGCGCCCAGCAGGCCGTCGTCGCCGCCCTCGACACTGCCGGGGCCGACAGGCGGTTCACCGGCTCGAAACCCGAAGGCGGGACGGGCAACCGGTTCCCCGTCACCAGCTGGGTACTCGACGACCCGGCCCCGGTCGAGGCCGCGTCGTGGCGACTCCACGTCACCGGGAGCGTCGACCGACCGTTCCGCGCGAACGAGGCCGCACTGACCGGTGACGGCGCGGACGGGTCGACCCCCCTCTCGACGGCCGACCAGCGGGCGCTCCTCGACTGCACCAGCGGCTGGTACGTCGAGCGCGACTGGCGAGGCGTCCGGGTCGGCGACCTGCTGGACGCCGCCGAGGCGAGAGACGACGCTCGCTGGGTGACGTTCCACTCGGTGACGGGCTACCGGTTCGGCTTCCCGCTCGACGAGGCCCGCGAGATGCTGCTCGCCACCCACGTCGACGGCGAGCGACTCACCCACGGCCACGGCTTCCCGCTCCGCCTCGTCGCCCCCGAACGCCGGGGGTTCCAGTGGGTGAAGTGGGTGACCGCCGTCGAGGTCCGCGAGAGCCGCGACTGGGGACAGTGGGTCGCTATCTTCGTCAGCGGTCTGGACTGA